One segment of Rosa chinensis cultivar Old Blush chromosome 6, RchiOBHm-V2, whole genome shotgun sequence DNA contains the following:
- the LOC112173448 gene encoding fructose-1,6-bisphosphatase, cytosolic, giving the protein MDHEADAYRTDLMTMTRFVLNEQSKYPESRGDFTILLSHIVLGCKFVCSAVNKAGLAKLIGLAGETNVQGEEQKKLDVLSNEVFVKALVSSGRTCILVSEEDEDAIFVESSKRGKYCVVFDPLDGSSNIDCGVSIGTIFGIYVLNEGKEASLDDVLQPGKNMLAAGYCMYGSSCTFVLTTGSGVHGFTLDPSLGEFILTHPDIKIPKKGKIYSVNEGNAKNWDGPTAKYVEKCKFPTDGSSPKSLRYIGSMVADVHRTLLYGGIFLYPADKKSPNGKLRVLYEVFPMSFLLEQAGGQAFTGKERALDLVPKKIHERSPIFLGSYDDVEEIKALYAAEEKE; this is encoded by the exons ATGGATCATGAAGCTGATGCCTACCGTACTGACTTGATGACCATGACTCGGTTCGTGCTGAATGAGCAGTCCAAGTACCCCGAGTCACGAGGAGACTTCACGATCTTGCTCAGTCATATTGTTCTTGGATGCAAGTTTGTGTGCTCTGCTGTTAATAAG GCTGGTCTGGCTAAACTTATTGGCCTTGCTGGAGAGACCAATGTTCAG GGTGAAGAGCAAAAGAAACTGGATGTGCTTTCAAATGAAGTTTTTGTAAAGGCTCTGGTTAGCAGTGGTCGAACT TGTATCCTTGTTTcggaggaagatgaagatgccATATTTGTGGAGTCATCAAAGCGCGGAAA GTACTGTGTTGTCTTTGATCCATTGGATGGTTCGTCTAACATTGATTGTGGGGTTTCCATCGGCACG ATATTTGGGATTTATGTGCTTAACGAAGGCAAGGAAGCTTCTCTAGATGATGTCTTGCAACCTGGAAAGAATATGTTGGCAGCAGGCTATTGCATGTACGGAAGTTCTTGCACG TTTGTGTTGACTACTGGAAGTGGAGTTCATGGTTTCACCCTTGATCCATCTCTTGGGGAGTTCATACTAACTCACCCAGACATCAAG ATTCCGAAGAAAGGAAAGATCTATTCTGTGAACGAAGGGAATGCTAAGAACTGGGATGGTCCAACAGCTAA GTATGTGGAGAAATGCAAATTCCCAACAGATGGTTCCTCACCAAAGTCTCTAAGATACATTGGAAG CATGGTTGCTGATGTTCATCGCACATTGCTTTATGGAGGTATCTTTTTGTACCCTGCTGATAAGAAGAGTCCAAACGGAAAACTCCG TGTTCTCTACGAAGTCTTCCCCATGTCATTCTTGCTGGAACAGGCGGGAGGTCAGGCCTTCACTGGCAAGGAACGG GCCCTTGACCTGGTTCCAAAGAAGATACATGAGCGGTCTCCAATATTCCTTGGCAGCTATGATGATGTGGAGGAGATCAAGGCACTCTACGCTGCTGAAGAAAAGGAATGA